The DNA segment TTAATTCATTATCTGAAGTTGTGCCTTATTTCTTTGGTGGAAGTGCCGATCTTGCAGGCTCTAACAAAACGACTGTAGAGGGAGAAGAAGACTTCTCACGTGAAAATTATGCAGGTCGTAATGTTTGGTTTGGTGTTCGTGAATTTGCAATGGCCTGTGCGTTAAACGGCATGGCCCTTCATGGTGGGTTGAAAGTTTATGCTGGTACGTTCTTTGTTTTTAGTGACTATCTCCGTCCAGCCTTGCGTTTATCTGCTATTATGAATCTGCCTGTAAACTATGTGTTTACGCATGACTCTGTAGCTGTTGGAGAGGATGGCCCTACCCATGAGCCTGTTGAGCAACTGGCTTCCCTTAGAGCCGTGCCAAACCTTTCCTTAATTCGTCCCGCCGACGGAAACGAGACAACTGCAGCATGGAGAGTTGCTCTTGAGTCAAATACGACTCCAACAGCACTTGTCCTAACTCGTCAAGGCTTGCCGACACTCGAGGGTACAGACGAAAAAGCTTACGAGGGAGTGAAACACGGGGCATACATTCTAAGTGATTCCGATAAACAAACACCTGACGGGATCCTGATGGCCTCTGGTTCTGAAGTGCAGCTAGCTGTACAAGCACAATCTGATCTGAAGACCAAAGGTTATGATGTTCGGGTGGTAAGTATTCCGTCATTTGACCGTTTTAATAATCAAACAAGGGAATATCAAGAAAAAGTATTACCGAATGCAGTGAGAAACCGTCTTGCGATTGAGATGGGAGCATCTTTTGGCTGGGAGCGTTATGTCGGCCTTGATGGCTCTATCATCGGAATCGATACATTCGGCGCATCCGCACCAGGAGAGACTGTTATTAAAAATTACGGTTTTACCGCAGAAAATGTAGTTAAACACGCGGAAAGCTTGATGAATAAATAAATAGAATGGGACTACTGTATATTAATGTACAGTAGTCCGCTTTTAAGTTTTTTCCGTTTTGACAAAAATCGTTGGACTCATAAGCCATATTGTGACAAATTGTTCGCTTGCAGCTCTGTATAATCAGGGACAAGGAGTGATGGAGCTATGCAATTTGTGATCTATGCAATTAAACAAGAAGTGTGTGAACACTATTATTATAAAGTAGAATTGTTAAAACGATTTTTCGAGGAGTGCATTCGTCTCCCTCAGTCAAAATTACATCAAAAACAACTGGATTATATAACCGAAGATTTCTCTTTTAAGGAATGGCTAGGGGATCTCTGCAAGGGGGCCTGGGTAACCCCATTCTCTCAACATAAGAATGGGCATTTATTCAATTATGAACAAAATTATGATATAATCTTAACTGAGAAAAGCTGTTGTCTACTACAGTGTGACAGCCTCTGGCAAGCAGAAAGGGTTCTATTTCAACCACTAAGAATGTGTGATCAAACGTTTTTTATTGTAGAGGAAAACGGCGAGCATTACGGATGGGTTTCCCCTCTTTCAAGTCAGCGTCTGTTATCGTAAAATGCCCTATTGTATTCCTATGAGCATTTTACTATACTGTTATGGGAGACAATACGAAGGAGGAAGACGTTTAAATGACTTTGGGCATAGTATGGGTCATCATCATTGCCGTTTTGGCTCTCATTGGCGGAGTAGCCTTGGGCTTTTTCATAGCGAGAAGATATATGATGAACTATTTAAAGAAGAACCCACCAATTAATGAGCAAATGCTTCGCACAATGATGATGCAAATGGGGCAAAAGCCATCACAGAAGAAAATTAACCAAATGATGCGTTCGATGAATAATCAACAGAATAAATGATAATTGCTAGCCCTTTCTGCCATACATATGGAAGAAAGGGCTTTTGATTGCAATATAGTATCTAGCTATGGACCCTAAATCCCCTGGAATTATCAGGTGGAAAGCCGAAGTCCTTGTAATAGAATAGACAGTCTCCTTCAAGGATTATTCTGTTTTCTCAACAAACGTCAACAGATGTTCACAACTGAATCATCGTTTTTTTGAATTTGGTCTGATACAATAGGATTCGAGTCTAAAGGTGGGGGCGTTATTATGTCAGATATAAATATATTTTTAGCGTTTGGTGCTGGCTTTCTTTCCTTTATATCACCATGTGTTCTTCCTTTGTATCCCGTTTTCCTATCTTACATAACAGGGATGAGCATAAATGAATTAAAAGAAGATAATGGAATGCTTAAGAAGAAGAGCCTCACTCATACCGTATTATTCTTGCTTGGTTTTACGACTATTTTTATAATTTTAGGTTTTTCAGGGTCTTTATTCTCCCAATTTTTCATTCAAAATGAGGAGATTATCCGTCGGGTTGGAGCCATTCTGATCATCTTCTTCGGATTTGTGATCATTGGTGTGTTCAACTTCCGATTTCTAATGAAGGATCGCAAAGTCACTTTTAAAAATCGTCCTACCGGATATCTAGGTTCATTTATTATAGGGCTGACATTTTCACTAGGCTGGACACCTTGTATGGGACCGATCCTGGCTTCCGTATTGGCGCTTGCTGCTGATAACTCGGAGCTATTCCTCGTAATGATGATATCCTACTCTCTAGGTTTTTCTATTCCATTCCTAGTCCTCTCCTTTTTTATCGGGAAATTGGACTGGATCAAACGACATAGCGGTAAAATTATGAAAATCGGTGGATATATTATGATTTTCATGGGGGTTGCTTTGTACTTTGATTGGATGACGAAATTAACTTCCTATCTTGCAGGGTTATTTGGCTTCCAAGGTTTTTAATCAAAATCCATTCATGATGCTGGTTGGGGAACTTTTCGTAGGATGCTCATATACAAGTGTCATCACAACGGGGGAGAACTGGTCAAAGTAAAGGCGCACTTTACCAGTCAAGAGTGCTCCCATTGCGATCACAGAGTGAAAAAATCATTATCCGTTCGTAGGCATGTTTGTAAACATTGTGGAACGGTATTAGATCGTGACCACAATGCCGCCATCAACATAGAAAAAGCTGGACGAAACCAGCTAGGTCTGACTCCAACTGCCTAATAATCACGTGGAAACTGTAGGTCGAGGTCTCGCCCGAACAGTATAAACAACGCCTCTGGAGACTGTGTAAGCCTGGGGTCGTCAAGAACAAAGTAACGGTCGTTGAATGAGGAAATTCGCTTTTACAGGTAGCTCCATCAAAATCTTGGGTTTAGATGGAGAGGCTCACTTAGATGGCAATCCAATGAACTTTGTATTATGATGAACATATTGAAACTTTTTGAAGGAGCTTGATCATGACTAGGACAAACGACTTAATATTACGAACGACGACTTCGATTATTGCTTTTATCCTTCTTGGGTTCTCACTCTATTTATTTTTTGCCGGGCATAACGCTCCTGGTGGAGGTTTTGTTGGTGGTTTGATGGCTGTTGCAGCCCTTGTTCTGATGTATATGGCTTATGGCCTAAATGCTATGGAAAAAGTGATTCGCGTTAACTTTCGCTACATGACTTTTACCGGACTACTTATTGCTGTTGCTACAGGTATAGGCTCGTTTGCGTTTGGGGAACCATTCTTAAGTCAAACTTTTGCTTATTTCCAGCTACCTATCTTAGGGAGAACAGAACTAGCTACAGCTCTATTATTTGATTTAGGAGTATACTTGACGGTAATCGGCATCTCCATGACGATTATCTTAACGGTCGCAAACGATACCGAGTAAGTGTTCGGTAAGGAGGGGCAGACTGAGATGAGCGGTCTCGATGCTCTCCTTCTACTGGTTGTGAAGCTATACGATGAACCGCCTGTGTTAGATGCGATGGAGTTAGTGTTGAATTAAACTTATTATGGGATCGTAAGAAAGAGTGAAATCTTTATGTTTTGGATTATTGCAAGCACAGTGGTAGCTACGTGTATGGCTACGGGAATGATATTTGTCCGGCTTCGGGCAGCTAAAAAGCCTGCGAGTGTAAAGAAAATTATATTACCCCCGCTTTTCATGAGTACGGGGGCATTCATGTTTTTGTTTCCGGTATTTCGCGTGCAATGGAGCCAGGTTGCTGAGGCAGTTTGTGTAGGTATTCTTTTTTCCTTTTTTCTCATCCGTACATCAAAATTTGAAGTGCGGGAGGACAAGATTTATTTAAAGCCGTCAAAAGCGTTCGTCTTTATTTTATTTGGACTACTTATCTTGCGTATTGTACTTAAGCTCATCATAGGGCAGACGATAGCGTTCGGACAAATGAGCGGGATGTTCTTTCTGCTGGCCCTTGGTATGATCATAACATGGCGTTTAGCCATGCTCAGACAATACCTACAATTGGAAAGAACATTATAACTACTTATTTAGCCTCTTGACTATGTCAGGAGGCTTTTGAACTCGTTCAATTTTAAAAAGATCGTGCCCCCGAAATGGCACGATCTTTTTAGCGATCAAATAAAGGCTGGTATGGTGTAATGTCAATTTCTTTTTCGTTAAGCTTTTTGATTAAAAATTTATGATCACGTTTAGGTGTAGCAAGAATATAACCTTCTATGATGACGTCTTGTGTGATCTTGGAGCATTTCTTTTCTATGGCCACTTGTCCAATTCTTCCGGCAATTTTCTGTTTAGCAATGTCTCGGAATAACTCGGGAACAGGGGAAACAAGTTCTTCAAGCAATGCTTTTTGTTCTGGTTTCCACATATGGATTGTCCGCTCTATATAATATTCTTCCCAATCAATTGTTGATTTTCCATCTTCTTTTGGCATTCGCTTAAGGAACTTGCGAAACATGAAAAACCCGCCAATTCCCATAAGCGTGACCATGATGACAATCCACCCGACAATAAATAGGGCAAAGCCACCTGACATATTATCACCTGTTTCATCATTTAAATAGTTTAACATTGCTTACATTTATAATTATAAAAGCTTCGGTAAGGAAAGACAAGAAGAAGTGTGAGCTTTTATGTGGCGCCATGAGAGGAGAATTGTCGAAGTCATCAAAAGCATGTCTAAATATTTTACATATGAATCGTTTTCATTTAAAATAAAGGGTGCATATTTGTGAACTTTTATAAAAAAGGGTGCAAATGAACATTTTTTTGGGGAATGGGGAAGCTGATACACAGCCTCGCCGTTTAATTTTGATGAGGAGGTAAAGGAATATGGCTAGCAATGCATTTAATGCTCGCAAACAATTTGACTTAAATGGCAAAACGTACAACTATTACGATCTAAAAGCCTTAGAAGATGCGGGACATGGCAAGATTTCCCGTCTGCCTTTCTCCATTCGTATTCTGCTTGAATCTCTGCTTCGTCAGCATGATGGACGTGTGATTCATGATGGTCACGTAGAGAGTCTAGCAAACTGGGGAACTAGTAAATCAAAAGGGGAAGATGTTCCATTTAAACCTTCCCGTGTAATTTTACAAGACTTCACTGGTGTTCCGGCAGTTGTCGATCTTGCTTCACTTCGTAAAGCAATGGTTGATATGGGAGGAAGCCCTGATGAAATCAACCCAGAAGTACCCGTAGATCTAGTTATTGACCATTCTGTACAGGTTGATAAATATGGTACAGCTGACTCGTTGAATACAAATATGGAGCTTGAATTCGAACGAAATCAAGAACGCTATGAATTTCTACACTGGGCTCAAAAAGCGTTTAATAACTATCGTGCTGTTCCACCAGCAACGGGTATCGTTCACCAGGTAAACTTAGAATACATTGCAAATGTCGTTCATGCGAAAGAGAACGATGAAGGTACTGTTGATACTTACCCTGATACATTAGTTGGGACAGACTCCCATACGACAATGATTAATGGTCTTGGCGTGCTTGGATGGGGCGTTGGCGGCATCGAAGCGGAAGCTGGCATGTTGGGGCAACCTTCCTACTTTCCTGCACCTGAGGTTATTGGCGTGAAACTTAACGGAAGTTTCCCGCAAGGAACAACAGCTACTGACTTAGCGTTAAAAGTTACACAAAAGCTAAGAGAACAAAACGTTGTTGGTAAATTTGTTGAATTCTTCGGACCTGGTTTGCAGGAAATGCCGCTTGCTGATCGTGCGACGATCTCAAACATGGCACCAGAGTATGGCGCTACGTGCGGTTTCTTCCCGGTTGACGGCGAATCTCTAGAATACATGCGTTTAACAGGACGCAGTGAAGAGCAAATTGACCTTGTTGAAAAATATTGTAAAGAAAACAATCTTTGGTATGACCCATCTCTAGAAGATCCTGAATTCACATCATTGGTTGAAATTGAATTAAGTGACCTTGAGCCAAACTTATCTGGTCCTAAGCGTCCACAAGACTTAATTCCGCTTTCTCAAATGAAAGAGTCCTTTACTAAAGCAATTACTGGACCAGCTGGAAACCACGGGTTTGGCTTAGACAAGTCAGAGTTTGACAAAGAAGCAGAAGTTGAATTTGCAAATGGCAAGAAAGCAGTTATGAAAACAGGTGCTTTAGCCATTGCCGCCATCACTTCTTGTACCAACACTTCTAACCCGCACGTGATGCTAGGTGCAGGATTAGTTGCTAAAAAGGCAATTGAAAAAGGCCTTGATGTGCCTGAATATGTGAAGACATCACTGGCCCCAGGTTCCAAAGTTGTTACACGTTACCTTGAAGATGCGGGATTAATGACGTACTTGAATCAATTAGGCTTTAACTTAGTAGGATACGGCTGTACAACTTGTATCGGGAACTCCGGTCCATTGCTTCCTGAGATTGAAAAGGCGATTGCTGATAATGATTTAACAGCATCTTCTGTTCTCTCTGGTAACCGTAACTTTGAAGGTCGTATTCACCCGCTTGTCAAAGCAAACTATTTAGCTTCTCCGCCACTAGTTGTTGCTTATGCACTAGCTGGAACGGTTGATATCGATCTCAAGAAGGAAGCGCTTGGTACTGATAAAGATGGTAAGCCAGTATACTTCGACGATATTTGGCCAACACAAGAGGAAATCAAAGCTGAGATCTCTCGCGCGGTTACGCCTGAAATTTTCCGTAAAGAGTATGAGAATGTCTTCAATTCGAACGAAAAATGGAATGAGATCGACACGACAGATGAGCCTTTATATGATTGGAACGACAATTCTACGTATATCCAGAACCCGCCGTTCTTTGAAGAATTATCTCGTGATCCAGAAACTGTTAAACCTCTAAATGGCATGCGCGTTGTTGGTAAGTTTGGTGATTCCGTAACAACTGACCACATTTCTCCAGCAGGTGCAATTCCTAAAGATATGCCGGCAGGGGAATACCTTCAGGAGAATAACGTGTCACCTCGTAACTTCAACTCTTACGGCTCACGCCGAGGGAATCATGAAGTAATGATGCGTGGTACGTTTGGTAACATCCGTATCCGCAACGGATTAGCTCCAGAGACAGAAGGTGGCTTCACAACGTACTGGCCTACCGAGGAAGTGATGCCTATTTACACAGCAGCTATGAAATACAAAGAGGACCAAACGCCTCTAGTTGTTATTGCTGGTAATGATTACGGCATGGGAAGCTCTCGTGACTGGGCAGCTAAAGGAACAGACCTTCTAGGAATTAAAACGGTTATTGCTCAAAGCTTTGAGCGTATTCACCGTTCAAACCTTGTGATGATGGGTGTTCTTCCATTGCAGTTCAAAGAAGGAGATACGATTGAATCTCTAGGATTAACAGGGCGTGAAACGATTGATGTTCAAGTGGATGAATCTGTTAAGCCTCATGATCTTGTAAAAGTAACTGCAACAGACGAAGAGGGCAATAAGAAGGAATTCGATGTTGTTGCTCGTTTCGATAGTGAGGTAGAGGTGGATTACTATCGCCATGGTGGAATTCTTCAAATGGTGCTACGTAACAAATTAAACTAAATTATTATCTTCAGGCCGCTCTTCATGAGCGGCCTTTTAATATGTGTACAATCCTTTCCATATGACATTTTTTCAAACAATGGGTCTGACTGCTTTACAAGACATTGTAAACATCTATATTGTTATGTATAAAGGTAAAGTGGTTTATAGTTTGTACGCCTTATAAAGTTAAATTTTATAGCTAGTAAAGGCATGTCTGCTCTCTTAGATTGATATGTATAAAAAGGGGATCCTTTTATTGCTTTTTTGGACTTCTAAAAAGGGTGGTTGAGAATGATTAAACAAATCGGAGCAGGACTTTTTTTAATGGTGTTAATAGGTATTGTTGTGTTTAATGTTTTTAATGAGGATAGGGAAGGGTCTTCAGAGGGTGAGGTGGTCGAATATAACGTTACAGGCGATGCTTCACAGGAAGGGACAAGCATCACACCGCCCAACGCTCCGGATGGCCTTAAAGTAGGTGATAAAGCTCCTGATTTCACTTTAAAGACCCTTGAAGGAGAGACTTTACGTTTATCCGATTTACGTGGACAGAAGGTGATGTTAAACTTTTGGGCAACATGGTGCCCCCATGTCGTGAAGAAATGCCTAGAATGGAAAAGTTTCAGCAAGAATACGGTGACGAAGTTCAAATTGTGGCTGTGAATGCAACAGGTTCTGAAAGCGGTATAAAAAAAGTGAGAAACTATATAGAAGATGGTGGATATACTTTTCCAGTCGTATTAGACAAAGAGCTTAATGTAAACAACGATTATCAGGCGATTGCCCTTCCGACTACATACTTCATCGGGACTGATGGTGTCATTCAACAGCCACGCAAGGTTGGACCGATGAGTTATGATTTTATGCTGGAAATGAAGAATGCGTTAAATTAGGAATATTTTGTTTTGAACATGGGAATCCTTTCATAACAAAAGGAGCGATTCTTATGAGAAGAAAACAAAAGATAACTTATAGTGAGCGCGTTCAGGAGAATATCCGGTTAATTAAAGCTGACCAAAAGCTGCTTGACCAAATTGATGAACGGATTGAACAACGTCATCACAACCGTATAAAGCAGATCCCTTCATAAAACAGGGGATCTGCTTTTTTGCTTTTGTAATGGGCATGTTAATCTACATAAGAAATAGACTATGATAAAATTGAAAAGTGATGATGGAAGGAAGTGAAGCCGTGGATAAATCAATTAAAACGTGGAGCAGCCTTGATCAAGAACCACAGATTACAGAAATTGAAGCATTGCGTTTGATGAATAATGAGGAAATTATGGATGGAGAAATAAAAGCACTCCTTTATATTGTCCTCGCCTATCATCGGATGAAGCGACATAAAAACAAGGATCCACTTGCCGATCAATTTATTGATGAAGCACGGGTGATCGATCCTGACAATTCTTTAGTTCGTGACTTATATGAGTCGATCCAGCTCCTTAAAGCTTATACATTGTTAAAGGAAACACCATATGAACAATGGATCCTTCATGAAACCGATCATGATTCCGCAAAAGGGAAAAAAGCGCAGGTCATGTATGATGAAGTGGAGGTTGTACAACAGCAATGGAATGAAGAGCTTGCAACTAAAAATATGGTTGATGCGACAAGCCGCCGTCTCAAATTGTATCAAGAAGTCTATGAGCACTTATCATCTTTAAAAGAAATATTAGCAGAAGCACTCGATTCAATTGAACATCGGCGTATTCATATCCCGGTTAAACAAGTAAATGAGAAAACAAGAAAACTCACTGAATACCAAGATGAATTGTATAAACGTCTTCCACATTTTTTAACAATATCAGTAAATGAGAATCCACTTGAGTCCTTTGACCAGATGGTGGGCTTATCCGATGTGAAGAAGTATATTAAGCATTATTATCAGTTTTTAAAATATCAACAACATCGGCGTCATATCGGGTTCTCTATGGTGGATGACCCTGGCCTTCACATGATTATTACTGGAAACCCTGGTACAGGGAAAACAACGATCGCTAGATTCCTGGCGAACATTTATTATGAACTCGGGATCCTGGATACAAAAGAGGTGGTTGAAGTCAATCGTTCCCATCTTGTTGGTTCATATGTAGGGCAAAGTGAAGAAAATACAATGAATTATGTTCAGCAAGCTGTCGGTGGTGTTCTTTTTATTGACGAAGCCTATAGTTTGAAGCGAGAAGGCCAGACAGGAAATGATTATGGACAAGCTGTTATCGATACTCTCGTATCTGCCATGACCGGTAAGGAATATGGCGGTAAATTCGCCGTTATTTTAGCTGGTTATCCTGAAGAAATGCGGCAGTTTCTTTGGTCAAACCCAGGTCTTCGCAGCAGATTTCCAGAACAAAATCACATTGAACTGCCAGATTATCAGCTTAATGAGCTTCTGCAAATCGCTGAGGATGCGGCGCTTGAGAATGACTTTTTCTTTACTGAACAGGCGCTAAGATTGTTTGAATCCCTTATTGAGAAAGAACGCGTGGATGATTCATTTGGAAATGCACGAACTGTTCGCAACCTCGTATTGAAAACGATCTTTCAAAAGGGGGCTTCCGAACAGCTCGAAGATAAGCAACATTGGTTAGATCACATGAGAATAAATGAGCAGGATTTAAACTTTGAAGAAACAAATGATCACGACTCCGTTTCACCTATAGATCGACTTCATTCCCTTATTGGATTGAACAGTGTGAAAGAAGAAGTTGAGAAACTCTCTTCCTTTGTTCAGGCCCAACAGAAGAGGAAAAAGCTAGGGTATCCAGTCGTACCGATTCAGCTTCATTCGGTATTCTCCGGGAACCCTGGTACGGGTAAGACCACTGTGGCCGACATTTATGCACAGATTCTAAAGAAATGTGGTCTTTTGAAACGTGGACATATGGTGGTAGCCTCAAGAAGTGATCTCGTTGCGGGATACGTTGGCCAAACAGCAATGAAAACGAAACGTAAAGTACGTGAAGCTCTCGGCGGTGTATTGTTTATCGATGAAGCCTATGCTTTATATAATGGTGGACGTGATGACTTTGGGAAAGAAGCGATCGAAACCCTCGTTGATGAGATGACACGTCATAATGAAAACTTGGTCGTCATCTTGGCTGGGTATAAGCAGGAAATCAGACAATTGATCGCCAGCAACCCTGGATTATCTTCTCGATTTAAAAAGTATTTAACTTTTCCTGACTATGATGAACACGAGCTCTTGGACATGCTTGTTTACCAAACAGGCCAATATGGCTATCAACTTGGAGACAATGTTGAACAGCTTCTATTAGATTTATTTCAATCGCATGAAATAGAGGGAAATGGGAGGTTCATCAATAATTTAGTTAATGAAGCAATCCAATATCAAGCGATTCGTCTAATAGATAAGGAAGAAGATGACTGGCATACCATCACGCATAATGACATTACAAATGCTTGGCACATTGTTCGGAGGGAGGCTTAAGAATGAAAATAAACGAAACCCCAATTAACGTTCGCTACCAGGAAACAGACATGATGGGGGTAGTCTACCACGCCAATTATTTAGTTTGGTTTGAAATCGGTCGGACAGCCTTTATTGAGGATCTGGGTTATAAATATCACGAAATTGAGCAGCAAGGAGTTTATTCTCCAGTCGTAGATGTAACGATCAACTATAAAAACCCTGTTCGCTACGGGGATGATGTCCATGTCGTTACATGGATCGACGATTATGATGGTCTGAGAATTACGTACGGCTATGAAGTAAGGTATGAGGAGGGGGAAGTAGCTGTTAAAGGTACGACGAAGCATGTCATCGTTAAACAGGACAGCTTTCGGCCGGTATCCATTCGCAGAAGTTTCCCTGACTGGCATGAAGCCTATGTGCAGGCAATGGAGTCTTCAAAATAAATGGCTTTTGGTGTGAAAAGACAGGAGCTGCAAAAGTGGAAGAGCCAAGTTCTAAACGGGGAAATTGCTTTTCTGACACATTATTGGCTTGACGATAGATTTCCCGGCTGTGATACAGTAACCAAGGTAGGATGTACGAATCTAGATAAGCTGGCTGCCTGGGGGGAACGATACAATCTACAGAAAGCGTGGATTCACAACGATCCTAACTTTCCGCATTTTGATCTTTTTGGTGAGAGGCAATATGATATTTTACAAAAAGAAGAACAATGGGAACAAATTAAGCGATTTTCCTTAGCAAAATAAGACACCCTCTTATGATGGTGTCTTATTTTCATTCATATTCAAATTCCGGTTCATCCCATTTTTCACTGAGCAGTACTTTTAATGAATGGTTATCAAAGTACCATTCATCGGTTTCTTCAACGAAATATTCGACTTGATTGACTTTCGTCGAGGCGATAGGTTCTTGTTTTACGTCTTCGCGAATAGCCAGAGAGAACCCTGGTTGCAATCCCCCAACTCCTCCATAGCGTACATAAAAGCGGATGGATGTCTCTCCCTCTATATCTAGTTCATTCTCATACCACTTAGCTGCTTCTTCTGTTACATGTAAATTCATGGACTCATCTCCTAAATATACATCGTGTAATTGTTGTCTATCCCTAACCAAATCATCTTAAACATCAATGAAAGAAAATATCCCGTCCTTTAGCGGTCTGGAACATCTTTATGGTGATCGTTCTTTAAGGGAACGGGATCAAAACCACCCTTATGAAAAGGATGACACTTACACACACGTATTATTGTTAAATAGGTTCCTTTTAAAAAGCCAAATCGCCTTAATGATTCGATCCCATATTCGGAACAAGTCGGCTGGAAGCGGCAGCTCGGCGGGGTCATAGGGCTTATGAACTTACGATAAAACGTAATCAGACCAATCAGGAGTTGCTTCATAAAACCACCTTATTCAGCAGAATCTTCCCGCTTTTTATCATAACTTAAGGTTGCCACCGCATCATGTAAATGAATGGACTCCTCATTACGACAGCTTACTTCAAATGCTTCAACAAAATCATATTCGTATAAATCAGCAGCAACTAAGCGTACGATGTCCTCGACGAAGCGGGGGTTTTCATAAGCTTGTTCTGTTACCATTTTCTCATCTGGACGTTTTAATACAGGGTGAATCCGGGCACTTGCATTACTTTCAGCAGCATCAAGCAATACGGCTTTCCAGTCAACTTGCTGTTCATCAAAGTCTTCTGTTAATTTCACGCTCATCGTAACATTTCCTCGTTGATTATGAGCACTGTATTCGCTGATTTCCTTAGAGCAAGGGCACAGTGTCGTAATTTTGCCCGTCAGTTCAACGGTAATATCATAACCTGTTGCTTGATCATAAAGCACTTTAATCGTAGCATCCGCATGGTTCATGCCGGTTAGATCAGAAAAAGGGCCTTTTCTTTCAAAGAACC comes from the Halobacillus shinanisalinarum genome and includes:
- the folE2 gene encoding GTP cyclohydrolase FolE2; the encoded protein is MNKTELNKNKQLPSKKERHKLFGSVDPGPRTKPEEKDKMADLQNFREDFLFNIDMVGISNVKHPIQIPSQLAPQIQTTIGTFSFGSSIAQGSKGTNMSRFTEQLDKYHNEGFAIDIETLKKFTKELAGRLKQGDSEVEVSFPWFFERKGPFSDLTGMNHADATIKVLYDQATGYDITVELTGKITTLCPCSKEISEYSAHNQRGNVTMSVKLTEDFDEQQVDWKAVLLDAAESNASARIHPVLKRPDEKMVTEQAYENPRFVEDIVRLVAADLYEYDFVEAFEVSCRNEESIHLHDAVATLSYDKKREDSAE
- the yidD gene encoding membrane protein insertion efficiency factor YidD — encoded protein: MKQLLIGLITFYRKFISPMTPPSCRFQPTCSEYGIESLRRFGFLKGTYLTIIRVCKCHPFHKGGFDPVPLKNDHHKDVPDR
- a CDS encoding acyl-CoA thioesterase; amino-acid sequence: MKINETPINVRYQETDMMGVVYHANYLVWFEIGRTAFIEDLGYKYHEIEQQGVYSPVVDVTINYKNPVRYGDDVHVVTWIDDYDGLRITYGYEVRYEEGEVAVKGTTKHVIVKQDSFRPVSIRRSFPDWHEAYVQAMESSK
- a CDS encoding AAA family ATPase, with translation MDKSIKTWSSLDQEPQITEIEALRLMNNEEIMDGEIKALLYIVLAYHRMKRHKNKDPLADQFIDEARVIDPDNSLVRDLYESIQLLKAYTLLKETPYEQWILHETDHDSAKGKKAQVMYDEVEVVQQQWNEELATKNMVDATSRRLKLYQEVYEHLSSLKEILAEALDSIEHRRIHIPVKQVNEKTRKLTEYQDELYKRLPHFLTISVNENPLESFDQMVGLSDVKKYIKHYYQFLKYQQHRRHIGFSMVDDPGLHMIITGNPGTGKTTIARFLANIYYELGILDTKEVVEVNRSHLVGSYVGQSEENTMNYVQQAVGGVLFIDEAYSLKREGQTGNDYGQAVIDTLVSAMTGKEYGGKFAVILAGYPEEMRQFLWSNPGLRSRFPEQNHIELPDYQLNELLQIAEDAALENDFFFTEQALRLFESLIEKERVDDSFGNARTVRNLVLKTIFQKGASEQLEDKQHWLDHMRINEQDLNFEETNDHDSVSPIDRLHSLIGLNSVKEEVEKLSSFVQAQQKRKKLGYPVVPIQLHSVFSGNPGTGKTTVADIYAQILKKCGLLKRGHMVVASRSDLVAGYVGQTAMKTKRKVREALGGVLFIDEAYALYNGGRDDFGKEAIETLVDEMTRHNENLVVILAGYKQEIRQLIASNPGLSSRFKKYLTFPDYDEHELLDMLVYQTGQYGYQLGDNVEQLLLDLFQSHEIEGNGRFINNLVNEAIQYQAIRLIDKEEDDWHTITHNDITNAWHIVRREA
- a CDS encoding HesB/YadR/YfhF family protein, yielding MNLHVTEEAAKWYENELDIEGETSIRFYVRYGGVGGLQPGFSLAIREDVKQEPIASTKVNQVEYFVEETDEWYFDNHSLKVLLSEKWDEPEFEYE